The Chryseolinea soli genome contains a region encoding:
- a CDS encoding NAD(P)/FAD-dependent oxidoreductase: MKEHKYFDVIIVGGSYSGLAAGMALGRALRKVLIIDSGKPCNQQTPHSHNFITQDGKTPQEISTLAKEQVAKYDTVTFFDGLATSGKKTEKGFEIQTASGETFGAKKLIFATGVTDIMPDIPGYAACWGISVIHCPYCHGYEVKNERTGILGNGEYGFEFSGLISNWTKDLTLFTNGPSTLTAEQTAKIKSHHIKIVESEIEKLEHVQGYLEKIIFSDGTTAQLKALYARPAFKQHCTIPETLGCELTDDGYVKIDAFQKTTVPGILAYGDNTTRMRSVANAVAMGTAAGAMLNREIIFEEF; this comes from the coding sequence ATGAAAGAACATAAATATTTTGACGTGATCATCGTTGGCGGAAGCTATTCGGGATTGGCGGCAGGCATGGCGTTGGGCAGGGCATTGAGAAAGGTTCTGATCATCGACAGCGGAAAACCTTGTAACCAACAAACACCCCATTCGCACAACTTCATCACCCAGGACGGAAAAACGCCCCAGGAAATTTCGACCCTCGCCAAGGAACAGGTCGCCAAGTATGACACCGTAACATTTTTCGATGGCTTGGCCACATCCGGCAAGAAAACCGAAAAAGGCTTTGAGATTCAAACCGCCTCGGGCGAGACCTTTGGAGCAAAGAAATTAATTTTCGCGACCGGCGTCACAGATATTATGCCCGACATCCCCGGATATGCTGCTTGTTGGGGCATCTCGGTCATCCACTGCCCGTATTGCCATGGCTACGAAGTGAAAAATGAACGAACCGGAATTTTGGGCAACGGAGAATATGGCTTTGAATTTTCTGGTCTTATTTCAAACTGGACAAAAGATCTGACACTCTTTACCAATGGCCCATCGACGTTAACGGCAGAACAAACTGCCAAGATCAAAAGCCATCACATTAAAATAGTAGAATCGGAAATTGAAAAACTGGAGCATGTTCAGGGATATCTTGAAAAGATCATCTTCAGCGATGGCACCACCGCGCAGTTGAAAGCATTATATGCACGCCCCGCTTTCAAGCAGCACTGCACCATTCCCGAGACGTTGGGATGCGAATTGACGGACGACGGGTATGTGAAGATCGATGCCTTTCAAAAAACAACGGTCCCTGGAATTCTTGCCTATGGCGACAACACGACGCGTATGCGTTCCGTGGCAAATGCCGTAGCGATGGGCACCGCCGCGGGAGCGATGTTGAATAGGGAAATTATTTTTGAGGAGTTCTGA
- a CDS encoding DUF302 domain-containing protein, with protein sequence MPYYSRKLTLPFQDVLEKVTKNLQQQGFGTITIIDVKDTFKQKLSIDFRNYKILSACNPQFAYKAISLESHLGIMMQCNVVVQEHENGEVEVTAVNPLESLDKGIRTTLLNDLALEVDNRLRTALDNLHRLKPEPHTEALPV encoded by the coding sequence ATGCCCTACTACTCCCGGAAACTGACCCTTCCCTTTCAGGATGTATTGGAAAAGGTCACAAAAAATCTACAGCAGCAAGGATTCGGCACGATCACCATCATCGATGTGAAAGACACGTTCAAACAAAAACTAAGCATCGATTTCAGAAATTATAAGATCCTGAGTGCTTGCAATCCGCAATTCGCCTACAAGGCCATCAGCCTGGAGTCGCATCTTGGCATCATGATGCAGTGCAACGTTGTGGTCCAGGAACATGAAAATGGTGAAGTAGAAGTTACGGCCGTCAATCCCCTCGAGTCCCTCGACAAAGGAATTCGCACGACGTTGTTGAACGACCTGGCCCTGGAAGTAGACAATCGTCTGCGCACGGCCCTCGACAATCTCCACCGGCTGAAACCTGAGCCGCACACCGAAGCCCTGCCGGTGTGA
- a CDS encoding SRPBCC family protein gives MNAVKLTVQANIAADRKKVWDYYTNPKHITKWNFASDDWQCPKAANDLRVGGKYSARMEAKDGSFGFDFVAIYDDVIDQKTFTYTMEDNRKATANFETVGNQTKLTVTFDAETENSEEMQKGGWQAILNNFKKYVEQ, from the coding sequence ATGAATGCAGTAAAACTCACCGTTCAAGCGAACATCGCAGCCGACAGAAAAAAAGTTTGGGATTATTATACCAACCCGAAGCACATCACGAAGTGGAACTTTGCGTCCGATGATTGGCAATGCCCCAAAGCCGCAAATGATCTCCGCGTGGGTGGCAAGTACAGCGCAAGAATGGAAGCCAAAGACGGCAGTTTCGGATTTGATTTTGTAGCGATCTACGATGACGTGATCGACCAAAAAACGTTTACCTATACTATGGAGGACAACAGAAAGGCCACCGCTAACTTTGAAACCGTGGGCAATCAAACCAAACTCACCGTCACGTTTGACGCGGAAACCGAAAATTCGGAGGAGATGCAAAAAGGTGGCTGGCAAGCCATTCTGAATAATTTCAAAAAATATGTCGAGCAATAG